From a single Couchioplanes caeruleus genomic region:
- a CDS encoding DUF3488 and transglutaminase-like domain-containing protein encodes MVRWARAAAVPVILVVLISLSGVVLGRIYADDLLLQLVTGAAVLSVGAGAAARRLPSWTVAPLSVVLLAGYTLLALKVAADRAGVPDPLPEIVRDALANGIPRLLTAMIPIESTPDTVVVPVVAGWLAGLAGHEVAARAGRVLLGCVPAAALYGGALYVVGPNAGSAGRTTLAFAALVVVALAVTARPAAGPSLAGIPPTTRAAVRGRALAGAATGLVVLLGLIAAVGPWVGGRVSATPVDPRRYVQPPQVDSLDESPLNRISGWALAPKQKLLEVGPSAPGTGRVRLRLAVLPDYDGITWRVGATYRNAGRVLPSPPAAPDVPVKRITQRITVRALTGRLLPVVPTPTGVDGTRIAYDAASGTVIRPEKLAPGLSYTVTSAAPEPDYNLLPTADAPSGDAVARYLTVGAGVPDSIQRLADQLADGNGAAYDRAAAIEEFLSEHYRQVPDAPSGHAYPNLSFFLFGPRGQGGQRGTSEQFAASFALLARLTGLPSRVVVGFDAPKAGGPVTAGDAVAWPEVLFDDLGWVAFDPLPKSDEKPRPVEDDFTPKPSTPPPTSEPPPPTDTASASAPPALAEPPAPAAGGVSRAVVVSGASGSVLLAVVAAATAVAMLRRALRRRRLTAGAPAERITGAWFEFTDALRLAGRPVPGHLAATEAAAWAAAPAGGPEPLRPAVPPAGSGLPPLDDLVTAVNTVAFAPGAADDEQAQRAGTQAVAYADALRSRLPWWKRVWWAVHPGPLRWHRT; translated from the coding sequence ATGGTGAGGTGGGCGCGGGCTGCGGCCGTACCCGTGATCCTGGTGGTGTTGATCTCGCTGTCCGGGGTTGTGCTCGGGCGGATCTACGCCGACGACCTCCTCCTGCAGCTCGTGACCGGCGCTGCCGTGCTGTCGGTCGGCGCGGGCGCCGCGGCCCGGCGGCTGCCGTCGTGGACCGTCGCACCACTGTCCGTCGTGCTGCTCGCCGGGTACACGCTGCTGGCGCTGAAGGTGGCGGCGGATCGTGCCGGGGTGCCGGACCCGCTGCCGGAGATCGTCCGGGACGCGCTCGCCAACGGCATCCCGCGCCTGCTCACGGCGATGATCCCGATCGAGTCCACCCCGGACACCGTGGTCGTGCCGGTGGTCGCCGGCTGGCTGGCCGGGCTGGCGGGTCACGAGGTCGCCGCGCGCGCCGGGCGGGTGCTGCTCGGCTGCGTGCCGGCCGCGGCCCTGTACGGCGGCGCGCTCTACGTCGTCGGGCCCAACGCGGGATCGGCCGGCCGGACCACCCTCGCCTTCGCCGCGCTGGTCGTGGTGGCGCTCGCCGTCACCGCCCGTCCCGCCGCCGGGCCGTCGCTCGCCGGCATACCCCCGACGACCCGCGCGGCCGTGCGGGGCCGCGCGCTCGCCGGCGCGGCGACCGGCCTGGTGGTGCTGCTCGGCCTGATCGCGGCGGTCGGCCCGTGGGTCGGCGGCCGGGTCTCCGCCACCCCGGTCGACCCGCGACGGTACGTGCAGCCGCCGCAGGTCGACAGCCTCGACGAGAGCCCGCTCAACCGGATCTCGGGCTGGGCGCTCGCGCCGAAGCAGAAGCTGCTCGAGGTGGGCCCGTCCGCCCCGGGCACCGGCCGGGTGCGGCTGCGGCTCGCGGTGCTGCCCGACTACGACGGGATCACGTGGCGGGTCGGTGCGACGTACCGCAACGCGGGCCGGGTGCTGCCCTCGCCGCCGGCCGCCCCGGACGTGCCGGTCAAGCGGATCACACAGCGGATCACCGTACGGGCGCTGACCGGGCGCCTGCTGCCGGTCGTGCCCACCCCGACCGGCGTCGACGGCACGCGGATCGCGTACGACGCGGCCAGCGGCACGGTGATCCGGCCCGAGAAGCTGGCACCGGGGCTGAGCTACACCGTCACCTCGGCGGCGCCGGAGCCCGACTACAACCTGCTGCCCACCGCCGATGCCCCGTCCGGCGACGCCGTCGCGCGGTACCTCACCGTGGGCGCCGGGGTGCCCGACTCCATCCAGCGTCTGGCCGACCAGCTCGCCGACGGCAACGGGGCCGCGTACGACCGCGCCGCGGCGATCGAGGAGTTCCTGTCCGAGCACTACCGTCAGGTTCCGGACGCGCCGAGCGGGCACGCGTACCCCAACCTGTCGTTCTTTCTCTTCGGCCCGCGCGGCCAGGGCGGCCAGCGCGGCACGTCGGAGCAGTTCGCGGCGTCGTTCGCGCTGCTCGCCCGCCTGACCGGGCTGCCGTCGCGGGTCGTGGTCGGTTTCGACGCGCCGAAGGCCGGCGGCCCGGTCACCGCGGGCGACGCGGTGGCCTGGCCCGAGGTGCTCTTCGACGACCTGGGGTGGGTGGCGTTCGACCCGCTGCCGAAGAGCGACGAGAAGCCGCGCCCGGTCGAGGACGACTTCACCCCGAAACCGTCGACGCCTCCGCCGACGTCCGAGCCGCCGCCACCCACGGACACCGCGAGCGCCTCGGCGCCGCCCGCGCTTGCCGAACCCCCGGCTCCGGCGGCGGGCGGCGTGTCCCGGGCCGTGGTGGTGTCCGGCGCGTCGGGGTCGGTGCTGCTGGCCGTGGTCGCCGCGGCGACGGCCGTCGCGATGCTGCGCCGGGCCCTGCGCCGGCGGCGGCTCACCGCGGGCGCGCCGGCCGAGCGGATCACGGGCGCGTGGTTCGAGTTCACGGATGCGCTGCGGCTGGCCGGGCGGCCGGTGCCGGGGCATCTGGCGGCGACCGAGGCGGCGGCCTGGGCGGCGGCGCCCGCCGGCGGACCCGAGCCGCTGCGACCGGCCGTTCCCCCGGCCGGATCGGGCCTGCCACCGCTGGACGACCTGGTCACGGCGGTCAACACGGTCGCGTTCGCGCCCGGTGCCGCGGACGACGAGCAGGCGCAGCGGGCCGGCACCCAGGCTGTCGCGTACGCCGACGCGTTGCGCTCCCGGCTGCCGTGGTGGAAGCGGGTGTGGTGGGCCGTGCATCCGGGTCCGCTGCGCTGGCACCGGACGTGA
- a CDS encoding phosphatase PAP2 family protein has translation MKLGLRLTTAALLAVAVLVPFALLAVLVVGGWAPLHDGDAAITDALHSWALAHRGWRDAAVWWTNIFGPTPLRAATLGLVVWLLVRRARRLALWVVVTMVTGGVLGAVLKLLVGRHRPDLLDPVARATGYSFPSGHALNAALAAGVFVLVLPVVRRRWVLWTGAAVVAFLTGLTRIVLGVHWTSDVVGGWLLGVMVVAATAVAFTRRGLDSVVEQGVEPAVADAPAAETR, from the coding sequence ATGAAACTCGGCCTGCGCCTGACCACGGCCGCCCTGCTCGCCGTTGCGGTGCTCGTACCGTTCGCGCTGCTGGCCGTCCTCGTCGTCGGCGGCTGGGCCCCGCTGCACGACGGGGACGCCGCGATCACCGACGCCCTGCACTCGTGGGCGCTGGCACATCGGGGCTGGCGCGACGCCGCGGTGTGGTGGACCAACATCTTCGGTCCCACGCCGCTGCGGGCCGCCACCCTCGGGCTGGTGGTGTGGCTGCTGGTGCGGCGGGCCCGGCGGCTGGCGCTGTGGGTGGTCGTCACCATGGTCACCGGCGGCGTGCTGGGGGCCGTCCTGAAGCTGCTCGTCGGCCGGCACCGCCCGGACCTGCTGGACCCGGTGGCACGGGCGACCGGGTATTCGTTCCCGTCCGGGCACGCGCTGAACGCCGCGCTCGCCGCCGGGGTCTTCGTGCTGGTGCTGCCCGTGGTGCGGCGCCGGTGGGTGCTGTGGACCGGCGCGGCGGTCGTCGCCTTCCTGACCGGCCTGACCCGGATCGTGCTGGGCGTGCACTGGACCAGCGACGTGGTCGGCGGGTGGCTGCTGGGGGTCATGGTGGTCGCCGCGACGGCGGTGGCGTTCACCCGGCGCGGGCTGGACTCCGTCGTGGAGCAGGGCGTGGAGCCCGCGGTGGCGGACGCGCCCGCCGCCGAGACCCGGTGA